In Oryza brachyantha chromosome 1, ObraRS2, whole genome shotgun sequence, the following are encoded in one genomic region:
- the LOC102713315 gene encoding uncharacterized protein At2g39795, mitochondrial-like: MALFAAARRAATSSLPLLRASAPGATRGAAALLRPLAAAAARPQPRSMPFSSAASTKPSSDGELLRIIDSEIKYAEESDDHDRVEEIPENFPFKISDEKGSKEITLTRTYQGEEIEVLVSMPSLVTGDEPDHENESDEDGQEEETQSSNKSSIPLTVTISKGDGPSLEFICTAYPDEIIIDALSVMPPENKDGEMITYEGPDFNDLDENLQRAFHKYLELRGLTPMATNFLHEYMINKDSREYLLWLRKLKDFVRH; this comes from the exons ATGGctctcttcgccgccgcccgccgcgccgccacctcaagcctccccctcctccgcgcctccgccccggGAGCcacccgcggcgccgccgccctgctccGCCCCCtcgcagccgccgcggcgcggccgcAGCCTCGCTCGATGCCGTTCTCGTCGGCCGCCTCGACGAAGCCCAGCTCCGACGGCGAGCTCCTCCGGATCATCGACTCCGAGATCAAGTACGCCGAGGAGAGCGACGACCACGACCGG GTCGAGGAGATACCTGAGAACTTTCCCTTTAAAATTAGTGATGAAAAGGGCTCAAAGGAAATTACTCTTACAAGGACTTACCAGGGTGAGGAGATTGAGGTTCTGGTTTCCATGCCCAGCCTTGTGACTGGTGATGAACCTGACCACGAGAATGAGTCCGATGAGGATGGTCAGGAAGAGGAAACTCAGAGTTCCAACAAGTCTAGCATTCCTCTCACTGTCACCATCTCAAAGGGAGATGGACCAAGCCTTGAATTCATCTGCACTGCTTATCCTGATGAGATTATAATCGACGCCTTGTCCGTGATGCCACCAGAGAACAAAGACGGTGAAATGATCACATACGAGGGTCCTGATTTCAA TGACCTCGATGAAAACCTGCAAAGGGCGTTCCACAAGTACCTGGAGCTGCGTGGGCTCACACCCATGGCTACAAACTTCTTGCACGAGTACATGATCAACAAGGACAGCCGAGAATACCTCCTCTGGCTGAGAAAGCTGAAGGATTTTGTCAGGCACTAG
- the LOC121054890 gene encoding uncharacterized protein LOC121054890: MDQVVASARNATQAGKQFASSSAGQLARIEGLVTVSCLLVGVLVICNSRRRHDGGALLRLLVWGAFMFNYPVISYTIGLMQSSSIHNELFVVWACFLLLLLGSSDTMTAFNFDDKSQLTRSMMNQALHVVYLIFLILYYKSQLRGSFLVSLFLLWSLSVVRLGLRVKAYLSTNRTRGLIRDNQIVHEYTMCAERESRSSPPRPGNWDTKTMDKYIYLVDGKEEEKVRDGEQIIQVATGVPETVDVSKVWQCKGKLLRLGGGDHGAARRRDLCLSFALFRMLMLRFAPDHVSWVVFLFQDEKYWDFVVNGLLADDQDLDRAFRVVNAELGFLFDFFYARYPSIKDTLAPDLAVYSAILATSLFTLFSPDLVRYQPLPSPGGNGNASNIIIHGFNLDLLITRLVIAWYIFLESYHFLAFIFSDWHKVKMLCRYVRNESWHKVLMEVPLMVLFHFNVTRYWKGTIGQYFLLDNIRPHWIKTFLSWFSIEAQALDAWLMTRSISLEPEVSHAVLRKLKNYEGRKITDGRMWLYRMGIIDLDLDRDVLLGNSYSRYIMKWHIATSICDMEDTTTVTQDHDVAMKLSGYCAYLLAFQPELVPDNTYKTTSIAHGTLQTARDFLAGCKSREDKYKKLIDLGRLKISRSHEGHKRWQDIRKSSVSEEDEDRKLKELHSFTHPTVLNEAGLYLSGGAYIAVYLVDRIKDVNERWKVLAAFWANMVLYIAPSNRAAAHAAKMATGGEFMTIIWALLTHANVVNPLQEGGANLGLHMLLEEEEKQRKVLEERERFRQDREERWRRMREEQERSAVQIQVHSS; encoded by the coding sequence ATGGATCAGGTTGTTGCCTCTGCGAGGAATGCGACCCAGGCAGGGAAGCAGTTCGCCTCCAGCTCCGCCGGGCAGCTGGCGAGGATCGAAGGCCTTGTGACGGTTAGctgcctcctcgtcggcgtcctCGTCATCTGCAACTCGAGGCGGcgccacgacggcggcgccctgCTCAGACTCCTCGTATGGGGAGCCTTCATGTTCAACTACCCGGTGATCTCCTACACCATCGGCCTGATGCAGTCGTCGTCCATCCACAACGAGCTCTTCGTCGTCTGGGcctgcttcctcctcctcctcctcggcagCTCCGACACCATGACGGCGTTCAACTTCGACGACAAAAGCCAGCTGACGAGGTCCATGATGAACCAGGCCCTCCACGTCGTCTACCTCATCTTCCTCATCCTCTACTACAAATCCCAGCTCCGTGGGAGCTTCCTGGTCAGCCTGTTCCTGCTCTGGAGCTTGAGCGTCGTGCGGCTGGGCCTGCGGGTCAAGGCGTACCTGTCGACGAACCGCACCCGTGGCCTCATCCGGGACAACCAGATCGTGCACGAGTACACGATGTGCGCCGAGCGGGAGAGCCGAAGCAGTCCACCTCGCCCGGGCAACTGGGACACCAAAACCATGGATAAGTACATCTACCTTGTCGAcggcaaggaggaggagaaagtgCGCGACGGGGAGCAGATCATTCAAGTGGCTACCGGCGTCCCGGAGACGGTGGACGTCTCCAAGGTCTGGCAATGCAAAGGGAAGCTGCTGCGGTTGGGCGGCGGGGATcacggcgcggcacggcggcgggaccTATGCCTCTCCTTCGCCCTCTTCAGGATGCTCATGTTAAGGTTCGCCCCTGATCATGTTAGTTGGGTGGTTTTCCTCTTCCAGGATGAGAAGTATTGGGACTTTGTCGTCAATGGGCTCCTCGCCGACGACCAAGACCTCGACAGAGCGTTCCGGGTGGTCAATGCCGAGCTTGGCTTCCTCTTCGATTTCTTCTATGCACGGTACCCATCGATCAAGGACACATTGGCTCCTGACCTGGCAGTGTATTCCGCGATCCTCGCAACCAGCCTATTCACCCTCTTCTCCCCAGACCTTGTTCGATACCAGCCACTTCCTAGTCCTGGAGGCAATGGCAATGCCAGCAACATCATCATCCATGGCTTCAATCTCGACCTCCTCATCACACGTCTGGTCATTGCCTGGTACATCTTTCTCGAGTCGTACCACTTCCTAGCCTTCATCTTCTCCGACTGGCACAAGGTGAAGATGTTGTGCCGGTACGTGCGCAACGAGTCATGGCACAAGGTGCTCATGGAGGTCCCACTCATGGTGTTGTTCCACTTCAATGTCACGAGGTACTGGAAGGGAACCATCGGCCAGTACTTCCTCCTCGACAACATCCGTCCTCACTGGATCAAGACCTTCCTCTCATGGTTTTCGATTGAGGCCCAGGCCCTAGACGCGTGGCTAATGACTCGTTCCATCAGCTTGGAGCCGGAGGTGAGTCACGCCGTTCTCCGCAAGCTCAAGAACTATGAAGGCCGCAAGATCACCGACGGGAGGATGTGGCTGTACCGAATGGGCATCATTGACTTGGACCTCGACCGTGACGTGTTGCTCGGCAACTCGTACTCCAGGTACATCATGAAGTGGCACATTGCTACGAGCATATGTGACATGGAGGACACCACTACTGTCACCCAAGACCATGATGTCGCCATGAAGCTATCGGGGTACTGCGCATACCTGTTGGCATTCCAGCCAGAGCTGGTGCCGGACAACACGTATAAGACCACGTCGATAGCTCACGGCACGCTGCAAACTGCCCGGGATTTTCTCGCCGGCTGCAAGTCCCGTGAGGACAAGTACAAGAAGCTGATCGATCTAGGACGATTGAAAATATCAAGATCACACGAGGGGCATAAGAGGTGGCAAGACATTCGTAAGAGCTCCGTGtccgaggaggacgaggaccGGAAGTTGAAAGAGCTACACAGTTTCACCCACCCCACAGTGCTAAACGAGGCCGGCTTGTACCTATCCGGGGGCGCTTATATTGCCGTGTACCTCGTTGACCGGATCAAGGATGTCAACGAGAGGTGGAAGGTGCTCGCTGCCTTCTGGGCGAACATGGTGCTATACATTGCCCCATCGAATAGGGCAGCCGCCCACGCCGCCAAGatggccaccggcggcgagttTATGACCATCATCTGGGCCCTGCTGACACACGCCAACGTAGTAAACCCGCTTCAGGAGGGTGGCGCTAACTTGGGGTTGCATATGTTGCTTGAAGAGGAAGAGAAGCAGCGCAAGGTGCTTGAAGAGCGAGAGAGGTTTCGCCAGGACAGGGAAGAGAGGTGGCGCAGGATGCGCGAAGAGCAAGAGAGGAGTGCCGTCCAGATCCAGGTCCACTCCTCTTGA
- the LOC102713863 gene encoding uncharacterized protein LOC102713863, which yields MDQIVASARNATQVGKQFASSSAGQLARIEGLVTVGCLLVGVLVLSNSRRRHDGRALPRLLVWGAFMFNYPVISYTIGLMQSSSIHNELFVVWACFLILLLGSADTMTAFNFNDKSQQTRSMMNQALHVVYLLFLILYYKSQLRGVFLVTLFMLWCLSAVRLGLRAKAYRSTNRSRGLIRDNQVVFDYMNYEPLNSASVRNGSWDPKTMEEYIYLVDGKEVEKVHHGEHLIRVAYRPAPDTVDVERVFQCKGKLLRLSGGDRGAARRRDLCLSFALFRMLRLRFSVDYVGHINFPFQYRKCHDFVFKGILADDQDLDRAFRVVEAELGFLFDFFYARYPSIKDSLAPDLAVYGMILATSLYTLFSPDLLRYRPGEGGAASNILIHGFNLDLLVTRMVIVWYIFLESYQFMAFIFSDWHKVKMLCRYVRNEWWHDKVLVEVPLKVLCYFNLTRYWKGAIGQYFLLDNVRPHWIKTFLSWFSIEAQPLDAWLMTRSARLTPEVRRAVLQELKNCDGKITDGSMCLYQRGVVDPDLDRDCMHGLIYAKYIMTWHIATSICDYGLSTGNGAAAIDELARNHEVAMKLSGYCAYLLAFRPELVPDSTYRSTSVARGTLQNARDFLAGCESREDRYTKLIDLGRLSRLLSHDNRRRERAAFADGQSRGESREDVFKKVSEVARPCRGSPVREYRLLADGASIAMYLVERITDAGERWKLLAAFWANMMLYIAPSDRAVAHATGLATGGEFITLIWALLTHAHIIEAPPKSETPK from the coding sequence ATGGATCAAATTGTTGCGTCCGCGAGGAATGCGACCCAGGTCGGGAAGCAGTTCGCCTCCAGCTCTGCCGGGCAGCTGGCGAGGATCGAGGGCCTGGTGACGGTGGGCTGCCTCCTCGTCGGTGTCCTCGTCCTCTCCAACTCGAGGCGGCGCCACGACGGGCGCGCGCTGCCCAGGCTCCTCGTCTGGGGCGCCTTCATGTTCAACTACCCGGTGATCTCCTACACCATCGGCCTGATGCAGTCGTCGTCCATCCACAACGAGCTCTTCGTCGTCTGGGCCTGcttcctcatcctcctcctcggcagCGCCGACACCATGACGGCGTTCAACTTCAACGACAAAAGCCAGCAGACGAGGTCCATGATGAACCAGGCCCTGCACGTCGTCTacctcctcttcctcatcCTCTACTACAAATCCCAGCTCCGCGGCGTCTTCCTCGTCACCCTGTTCATGCTCTGGTGCTTGAGCGCCGTGCGGCTGGGCCTGAGGGCCAAGGCGTACCGGTCGACGAACCGCTCCCGTGGCCTCATCCGGGACAACCAGGTCGTGTTCGATTACATGAACTACGAGCCGCTCAACAGCGCCAGTGTCCGAAACGGCTCCTGGGACCCCAAAACCATGGAGGAATACATCTACCTCGTCGACGGCAAGGAGGTGGAGAAGGTGCATCATGGGGAGCACCTCATACGAGTGGCCTACAGGCCGGCCCCGGACACGGTGGACGTTGAGAGGGTCTTCCAGTGCAAAGGGAAGCTGCTGAGGTTGAGTGGCGGGGATCgaggcgcggcgcgacggcgggacCTGTGCCTCTCCTTCGCCCTCTTCAGGATGCTGCGATTGAGGTTTTCCGTCGATTATGTCGGTCACATCAACTTCCCTTTCCAGTACAGGAAGTGCCATGACTTTGTCTTCAAGGGGATCCTCGCCGACGACCAAGACCTCGACCGGGCGTTCCGGGTTGTCGAGGCCGAGCTCGGCTTCCTCTTCGACTTCTTCTACGCTCGGTACCCGTCGATCAAGGACAGCCTGGCTCCTGACCTCGCCGTGTACGGCATGATCCTCGCGACTAGCTTGTACACCCTCTTCTCTCCGGACCTTCTCCGGTACAGGCCCGGAGAAGGCGGTGCGGCCAGCAACATCCTCATCCATGGCTTCAACCTCGACCTCCTCGTCACCCGTATGGTCATCGTCTGGTACATTTTCCTTGAGTCATACCAGTTCATGGCGTTCATCTTCTCCGACTGGCACAAGGTGAAGATGTTGTGCCGGTACGTGCGCAACGAGTGGTGGCATGACAAGGTGCTCGTGGAGGTCCCTCTCAAGGTTCTGTGCTATTTCAATCTCACGAGGTACTGGAAGGGGGCCATCGGCCAGTACTTCCTCCTCGATAATGTCCGTCCTCACTGGATCAAGACCTTCCTCTCATGGTTCTCCATCGAGGCCCAACCCCTCGATGCGTGGCTGATGACTCGCTCCGCCCGCTTGACGCCGGAGGTGCGGCGTGCCGTGCTTCAGGAACTCAAGAACTGCGATGGCAAGATCACCGATGGAAGCATGTGTCTGTACCAGAGGGGCGTCGTCGACCCGGACCTCGATAGGGACTGCATGCACGGCCTGATCTACGCCAAGTACATCATGACGTGGCACATCGCCACGAGCATCTGCGACTACGGGCTCAGCACGGGGAACGGCGCTGCCGCCATAGACGAGCTCGCGAGGAACCACGAGGTCGCCATGAAGTTGTCCGGGTACTGCGCGTACCTGCTCGCCTTCCGGCCGGAGCTGGTCCCGGACAGCACGTACAGGAGCACGTCGGTGGCCCGGGGCACGCTGCAGAACGCTCGTGACTTCCTCGCCGGCTGCGAGTCCCGTGAGGACAGGTACACGAAACTCATCGATCTGGGGCGCTTGAGCAGGCTGCTGTCCCACGACAACCGGCGGAGAGAACGGGCCGCCTTTGCCGACGGCCAGTCCCGCGGCGAGTCCCGCGAGGACGTCTTCAAGAAGGTGTCCGAGGTGGCGCGCCCGTGCCGCGGCAGCCCGGTGCGTGAGTACAGGTTGCTGGCGGATGGCGCAAGCATCGCCATGTACCTCGTCGAACGGATCACGGACGCCGGGGAGCGGTGGAAGTTGCTCGCCGCCTTCTGGGCGAACATGATGCTGTACATCGCCCCATCGGATAGGGCGGTCGCGCATGCCACCGGCttggccaccggcggcgagttTATAACCCTCATATGGGCTTTGCTCACACACGCCCACATTATCGAGGCGCCTCCAAAGTCGGAAACTCCGAAATGA
- the LOC102714141 gene encoding uncharacterized protein LOC102714141, producing the protein MDQIVASARNATQSGKQFASSSVGQLARIEVLVTVCCLLVGVLVLSNSRRRHNSSGLLRLFVWGAFMLNYPVISYTIGLMQSPSIRNELFVVWACFLLLLLGSADTMTAFNFDDSSQQTRSMMNQAIHVVYLLFLVLYYKAQLRGVFVVSLFLLWSLSVVRLGLRVKAYLSTNRSRGLIRDNQVVHEYMEGEWVNSAGLRPRSGSSYDPRTMKEYIYLIDGKEDEKVRYGEHVIEVPYRVPETVDVEKVFQCEGKLLRLSGGDRGAARRRDLCLSFALFKMLRLRFAVDHVGNIDFHFQSKKCRDFVVKGLLADDQDLDRAFRVVEAELGFLFDFFYARYPSIKDSLAPDLAVYAAILTTSLFTLFSPDLLQYSGRQQGDGGTAANIVIHGFNLDLLITRLVIVWYIFLESYQFMAFIFSDWHKVKMLCRYVRNESWQNKVLVEVPLKVLCYFNVTRYWKGTIGQYFILDNAHPHWIKTFLSWFSIEAQALDAWLMTRSVRLTPELRRAVLRELKNCDGEITDGRMRMYRQGVIDLDIDKTGYTYASYILEWHVATSICNYKLGMEKNAAAAAAADGELARHHEVAMKLSGYCAYLLAFRPELIPNKTCTSTSYTRGTLKNAREFLAKCKSDEDKYNKLIDLGSSAHMEHPEVLFLCEGSRIARYLINRIVDAGDLWLMLATFWANMILYISPSDRAVAHASRMATGGEFITIIWALLTHAHVVGQIGKPGGNPGLHTLLDKEKKERMTERSSNKSRGIPVPKRVKIRRYM; encoded by the coding sequence ATGGATCAGATTGTTGCTTCTGCGAGGAATGCGACCCAGTCCGGCAAGCAGTTCGCCTCCAGCTCCGTCGGGCAGCTGGCGAGGATCGAGGTCCTGGTGACGGTGTGctgcctcctcgtcggcgtcctCGTCCTCTCCAACTCGAGGCGGCGCCACAACAGCAGCGGCTTGCTCAGGCTCTTCGTATGGGGAGCCTTCATGCTCAACTACCCCGTGATCTCCTACACCATCGGCCTGATGCAGTCGCCGTCCATCCGGAACGAGCTCTTCGTTGTCTGGGcctgcttcctcctcctcctcctcggcagCGCCGACACCATGACGGCGTTCAACTTCGACGACAGCAGCCAGCAGACGAGGTCCATGATGAACCAGGCCATCCACGTCGTCtacctcctcttcctcgtccTCTACTACAAGGCCCAGCTCCGCGGCGTCTTCGTCGTCAGCCTGTTCCTGCTCTGGAGCTTGAGCGTCGTGCGGCTGGGCCTGCGGGTGAAGGCGTACCTGTCGACGAACCGCTCCCGTGGCCTCATCCGGGACAACCAGGTCGTGCACGAGTACATGGAGGGCGAGTGGGTTAACAGCGCCGGCCTCCGACCTCGCTCTGGCTCCTCCTACGACCCCAGAACCATGAAGGAGTACATCTACCTCATCGACGGCAAGGAGGATGAGAAGGTGCGGTACGGGGAGCATGTCATAGAAGTGCCCTACAGGGTCCCGGAGACGGTGGACGTCGAGAAGGTCTTCCAGTGCGAAGGGAAGCTGCTGCGGTTGAGCGGCGGGGATcgaggcgcggcgcggcggcgggaccTGTGTCTCTCCTTCGCCCTCTTCAAGATGCTCAGGTTAAGGTTCGCCGTCGATCATGTCGGTAATATAGACTTCCATTTCCAGTCCAAGAAGTGCCGTGACTTCGTCGTCAAGGGGCTCCTCGCCGACGACCAAGACCTCGACAGGGCGTTCCGGGTGGTCGAAGCCGAGCTCGGCTTCCTCTTCGACTTCTTCTACGCTCGATACCCGTCGATCAAGGACAGCCTGGCTCCTGACCTTGCCGTGTACGCTGCCATACTCACGACCAGCCTGTTCACCCTCTTCTCCCCGGACCTTCTCCAGTACAGCGGGCGGCAGCAAGGagacggcggcacggcggccaACATTGTCATCCATGGCTTCAACCTCGACCTCCTCATCACCCGTCTTGTCATCGTCTGGTACATCTTCCTCGAGTCGTACCAGTTCATGGCCTTCATCTTCTCCGATTGGCACAAGGTGAAGATGTTGTGCCGGTACGTGCGCAACGAGTCGTGGCAGAACAAGGTGCTCGTGGAGGTCCCGCTCAAGGTTCTGTGCTATTTCAATGTGACGAGGTACTGGAAGGGGACCATCGGCCAGTACTTCATCCTCGACAACGCCCATCCTCACTGGATCAAGACCTTCCTCTCATGGTTCTCCATCGAGGCCCAGGCCCTGGACGCGTGGCTCATGACTCGGTCCGTCCGCTTGACGCCGGAGCTGCGGCGTGCGGTGCTCCGCGAGCTCAAGAACTGCGACGGGGAGATCACCGACGGGAGGATGAGGATGTACCGCCAAGGCGTCATCGACCTAGACATCGACAAGACCGGTTACACGTACGCCTCCTACATCCTGGAGTGGCACGTCGCCACGAGCATATGCAACTACAAGTTGGGCATGGAGAaaaacgccgccgccgccgccgccgctgacggCGAGCTCGCGAGGCACCACGAGGTGGCCATGAAGTTGTCGGGCTACTGCGCGTACCTGCTGGCGTTCCGGCCGGAGTTGATCCCGAACAAAACGTGCACGAGCACGTCGTACACCCGCGGCACGCTGAAGAACGCCCGTGAGTTCCTCGCCAAGTGCAAATCCGACGAGGACAAGTACAACAAGCTCATCGACCTGGGGAGCTCCGCTCACATGGAGCACCCGGAGGTCCTGTTCCTGTGCGAGGGCTCAAGGATCGCCCGGTACCTCATCAACCGGatcgtcgacgccggcgacctgTGGCTGATGCTTGCCACCTTCTGGGCGAACATGATACTCTACATCTCGCCGTCGGATCGGGCGGTGGCGCACGCCAGCAGGatggccaccggcggcgagttCATCACCATCATATGGGCTCTGCTGACACACGCCCACGTAGTAGGCCAGATTGGGAAGCCTGGTGGTAACCCAGGACTGCATACGCTGCTTGataaggaaaagaaagaacgcATGACAGAGCGCTCTTCCAACAAGTCTCGCGGTATTCCTGTTCCGAAAAGGGTAAAAATCCGACGCTACATGtga
- the LOC102713027 gene encoding uncharacterized protein At2g39795, mitochondrial-like: MAFISVTAASAAAFLLLPAASSAARAGSPLLLQRRPLAGPLRAAQGSSSGAVVMESKVKAKKKKGSGAGNLPGAIDLEIREAQEYLSSDEQEPVPENFPFEILDEEGMSVAILKRDYKDEKIEVIVSMPNLEGGPEFDDEEEEGEGKNSSKDDEDEDEDESAGDSSVSLKVTVSKESGPKLEFTCTAFREEITIDDMLIVENTATEGEEKFPYEGPEFTELPVNVQKGLFKYLEQRGITLPTTNYMHDYMVTKQTKEYVGWMTKLKDFVRQ; the protein is encoded by the exons ATGGCCTTCAtctccgtcaccgccgcctccgccgccgcctttctcctcctccccgccgcatCGTCCGCGGCCCGCGCTGGCTCTCCCTTGCTTCTGCAGCGGCGCCCGCTCGCGGGCCCCCTGCGCGCGGCGCAGGGGTCGAGCTCGGGGGCGGTGGTGATGGAGAGCAAGGTCaaggcgaagaagaagaagggatCCGGCGCCGGGAACCTCCCCGGAGCCATCGACCTGGAGATCAGGGAGGCGCAGGAGTACCTCTCCAGCGACGAGCAG GAACCTGTTCCAGAAAATTTCCCTTTTGAAATCCTTGATGAAGAAGGGATGAGTGTAGCTATTTTGAAAAGGGACTATAAAGACGAGAAGATTGAGGTTATTGTCAGCATGCCTAATTTAGAAGGGGGCCCTGAGTTTGACGATGAAGAAGAGGAGGGTGAGGGCAAGAATTCCAGCAAGGACGatgaagacgaagacgaagacgagaGCGCTGGAGATAGCAGTGTCTCTCTAAAGGTGACCGTCTCCAAGGAATCTGGACCAAAACTTGAGTTCACCTGCACAGCGTTTCGTGAGGAGATCACCATCGATGACATGTTAATAGTGGAGAACACGGCCACAGAAGGAGAGGAGAAATTCCCCTACGAGGGCCCTGAATTCAC CGAGCTGCCAGTGAATGTGCAGAAGGGCCTGTTCAAGTACCTGGAACAAAGGGGGATCACTCTGCCGACCACCAACTACATGCATGATTACATGGTGACCAAGCAGACCAAGGAGTACGTTGGGTGGATGACCAAGCTGAAGGACTTCGTCCGGCAATGA
- the LOC121056727 gene encoding uncharacterized protein LOC121056727: MNKTTNSITICSQGKLASCTTKHTERLRGSRSGVLLCLAPLFSWQEEEEEEEEEGMEGLLPFLYRAIIHYANGGQTPIGNPFINESPSASPRAPYYVRLAGGADSGRLRFSKVPVFPSPASRDAQLF; this comes from the exons ATGAATAAAACAACAAACTCCATTACAATATGCTCCCAAGGTAAG TTAGCTAGTTGCACCACCAAACACACAGAGAGATTGAGAGGTAGCAGAAGCGGTGTCCTGCTTTGCTTAGCTCCATTGTTTTCTtggcaagaagaagaagaggaggaagaagaagagggcatGGAGGGCTTGCTGCCGTTCTTGTACAGGGCGATCATCCACTACGCCAACGGCGGGCAGACGCCCATCGGCAACCCCTTCATCAACgagtcgccgtcggcgtcgccgcgaGCACCCTACTAcgtccgcctcgccggcggcgccgactcCGGCCGCCTCCGGTTCTCCAAGGTGCCCGTCTTCCCTTCTCCGGCGAGCCGCGACGCGCAGCTGTTCTGA
- the LOC102713308 gene encoding probable pectin methylesterase CGR2 isoform X1 gives MSRRSVNPSRRVADGGLPSVGGLLHPKSRSPPVLTIALVVLGVIILIAYFNSGSGVTVTSREAVSRSEGSCTPEVMQALPYLKKAYGNELHKVLHVGPDSCTVVSNLLKEGKVEAWGVEPYDLEDTDSSCKSLVRKGFVRMADIKFPLPYRQDSFNLVIVSDALDYLTPRYLNRTLPDLARISTDGLVIFAGNPGQQKAKVSELPKFGRPAKLRSSSWWSRYFIQTGLRENEGPLKKFEQAASKNKYKPDCQIFHLSS, from the exons atgtCGAGGAGGTCGGTGAATCCGAGCCGGCGGGTGGCGGATGGGGGCTTGCCGTCCGTCGGTGGGCTGCTCCACCCCAAGTCACGCTCGCCGCCCGTGCTCACCATCGCCCTCGTGGTcctg GGTGTCATTATTCTGATCGCCTACTTCAACAGCGGCTCAG GTGTAACAGTTACAAGCAGAGAAGCTGTAAGCAGATCTGAAG GTTCTTGTACCCCAGAAGTCATGCAAGCACTTCCTTATCTTAAAAAGGCCTATGGCAATGAGTTGCATAAGGTTCTCCATGTTGGCCCTGATAGCTGTACAGTAGTTTCTAACTTGTTGAAGGAAGGGAAGGTTGAAGCATGGGGAGTGGAGCCTTATGATTTGGAGGATACTGATAGTAGCTGCAAAAGCCTTGTGCGCAAGGGCTTTGTTCGTATGGCTGATATCAAGTTCCCCCTTCCATACCGCCAAGATTCTTTTAACCTTGTTATCGTATCAGATGCATTGGATTATTTGACCCCAAGATATCTGAACAGAACACTTCCAGATTTAGCAAGGATTTCTACAGATGGTCTTGTTATCTTTGCTG GCAATCCAGGTCAACAGAAGGCTAAGGTTTCTGAGCTACCAAAATTTGGAAGACCA GCAAAGCTGCGGAGTTCTTCATGGTGGTCGCGATACTTTATCCAAACAGGCTTGAGAGAGAATGAAGGGCCATTGAAGAAGTTTGAGCAGGCTGCTTCCAAGAACAAATACAAACCAGATTGTCAAATCTTCCATCTTAGTTCGTAG
- the LOC102713308 gene encoding probable pectin methylesterase CGR2 isoform X2, which yields MSRRSVNPSRRVADGGLPSVGGLLHPKSRSPPVLTIALVVLGVIILIAYFNSGSVTSREAVSRSEGSCTPEVMQALPYLKKAYGNELHKVLHVGPDSCTVVSNLLKEGKVEAWGVEPYDLEDTDSSCKSLVRKGFVRMADIKFPLPYRQDSFNLVIVSDALDYLTPRYLNRTLPDLARISTDGLVIFAGNPGQQKAKVSELPKFGRPAKLRSSSWWSRYFIQTGLRENEGPLKKFEQAASKNKYKPDCQIFHLSS from the exons atgtCGAGGAGGTCGGTGAATCCGAGCCGGCGGGTGGCGGATGGGGGCTTGCCGTCCGTCGGTGGGCTGCTCCACCCCAAGTCACGCTCGCCGCCCGTGCTCACCATCGCCCTCGTGGTcctg GGTGTCATTATTCTGATCGCCTACTTCAACAGCGGCTCAG TTACAAGCAGAGAAGCTGTAAGCAGATCTGAAG GTTCTTGTACCCCAGAAGTCATGCAAGCACTTCCTTATCTTAAAAAGGCCTATGGCAATGAGTTGCATAAGGTTCTCCATGTTGGCCCTGATAGCTGTACAGTAGTTTCTAACTTGTTGAAGGAAGGGAAGGTTGAAGCATGGGGAGTGGAGCCTTATGATTTGGAGGATACTGATAGTAGCTGCAAAAGCCTTGTGCGCAAGGGCTTTGTTCGTATGGCTGATATCAAGTTCCCCCTTCCATACCGCCAAGATTCTTTTAACCTTGTTATCGTATCAGATGCATTGGATTATTTGACCCCAAGATATCTGAACAGAACACTTCCAGATTTAGCAAGGATTTCTACAGATGGTCTTGTTATCTTTGCTG GCAATCCAGGTCAACAGAAGGCTAAGGTTTCTGAGCTACCAAAATTTGGAAGACCA GCAAAGCTGCGGAGTTCTTCATGGTGGTCGCGATACTTTATCCAAACAGGCTTGAGAGAGAATGAAGGGCCATTGAAGAAGTTTGAGCAGGCTGCTTCCAAGAACAAATACAAACCAGATTGTCAAATCTTCCATCTTAGTTCGTAG